The Prionailurus bengalensis isolate Pbe53 chromosome F2, Fcat_Pben_1.1_paternal_pri, whole genome shotgun sequence genomic interval aaaaacaaaactaaaagatctAAAGTGTGTACCATGGAGAAAGGTAGAAATAGTACCCTACTAGTTTTAAGTTATTTGGGAATCTGTAGATGTCACATCCTCcagcaatgattaaaaaaaaagaatccgtTACCAGATTAAAATAGAATCTGCCAATGCTTGAAGAGTTCAAGTTCGTATCTTTTCAAATACAGTATGATTGATATAATCTGCAATAACCTATATAGGGTTAGGAAAGAGTATTTAGATTAAGCCATCCTCTCAAAGTAAGATAGTTAATATATAAGTTTGGATCATAGTCTGTTGTGATTTATAATTTCTTCTCCCCTCCAGCTAAGAATACAATTTTATGTGGAGCCAACAAGCAAGTTGTCTTATAATTATGCCAAATACAATTCATGTGTTGATTTTTAAGGGGATCATGTAGGCCACTGcagaaatgttttttctgcattggCTTATTTCCTCAGAATGGCACTATAATTAATATACCAGGggttaaagaaaaagattaaatcaTGTGCtggaaaaatatatagagaattaCCTCTgtccaatagaaaaaagagagagagatagagagatctTACTGGAGCctgaatactttttcttttcttgacaaTAACTGGTTAGTTGCTTTCATGAATATCAAATGAGGACCCATGAGAGAAAGTGAAATTATTGAATAATTTAACCTAAAAAGCAATTTCAACTAAAATAATGACATAATTTCAGCAAGGTCAatcagcatttcttttctttttgcacagCTTCTTCTATGTTTAAATAAAGTTTCcatgaatagataagaaaaccaCTATTTAAGATATCTATAACTGCAGATTGAAGTAGTTGGCCAAATAAACCTTATAAACATGCAAAACCACTCTTTACTAACAGGTAACATAGATTCCTTCACCCTTACTCTGTATCCAAACACCCTTTTCCATTGTAGGACTTTTACTTTCCACATTATCCCTTTTATTATTaagttctgatttttaaaatgggtatGTATATACTTTTAATGTAACTACTGATGCATAACTGACATACGATAAACTGCACTGTACTTTTATAattggaaaaagaatatttttaaagtctgttgGAACTGGTTATACTTCTAAAAAGATACTTCCCTATCCTCTAAAATTTTCATTACAGAGGAATTTAAATGTATGTCATATTGCTGAGAGCTGAgtgaaatgacagaaatttaacCTAGGATTTTCCTTGCAGACGATGGAATACTACTGTGATCCAAATATACCCCATCCCCAGTCCTCATATATACTCTGTTAAGGAGAGCACGGTGAAGAATCTAATGCCAAATAGTTATCtactagaaatatttaaaatgtaccttAAGTAccttaagtatttgttaaatgtccACAGAGACAGATGCAAATTTAACAgactaaattaattttcaaagtaaTGCTTTATTTTAGTAATACCCTTATCCTGACCATGCACCATTAAGTAAAACAGCATGCTCCTTTGAACCTTTGGGTGAAAGTATGCAATTTCTCCCTTGAGATTTTCCAGCCTACCAAAAGTTGTTAGCATATTTAGCAATTTAATGAAATGTTATGTGAACCTATGACAGAAATATACTTCTTTggcattaaaacatttcttttttgtaagtggacaagaagaaataaaaagtaataatgttAAAGGCGAAGCTTAACTATTTAACAGGATGAATTCAACAAAAGTCATTATTTTCCCCCAATTAAATGCTTTAACAACTGTAGccaaatagattatttttattattagcaaTGAAACCATTTTCTGAAATTCTTGCTATCATATGTAGTATTTAGAGTTCAGTTTCAGGTAACTATAAGGAAGTTTGATTTCCTTCCTTAAGATAAAAGATTATTCTTAGCACTTTTTATGGCAATAACTTATAATAGTGAATGGCTAAATTCATATCTCATTTTACATTTGATTCCTTTCAATGTTATATGAGTGGgtaaatatattcacaaatatttaagtatgtaaacatttttgctacatatttatatgtagaaAGTTTTTATTATATGCTTCCTCTTTTAAAGACATGCTTTGGTCACATTACAAGGAGTATTCACattaaagtaatgaaaatgaCAAACTATCAGGTATGAGCCATGTTCAGCTGAATCAACTGAATGACAGTTTTTGCCTTCAAATGGTCTTTCACATCATTTCACTGCCAAAAGCTAGAAGAAAACTGAggtgaggagaaaataaaatggtggtcAACAGCTATACTAATCCAACTAAGTCCATAAGCCCATTAATATACCTTTCTATTTGCTAATCTTGGATCAAATTCAGTTACTTTAACACtgggttatttagaaataaatgaactttacaGTTGGAAAGTGGAATAGTAAGGactgaggagaaaaagaagaaagggagttaAGACATAAGAgactgatgattttttaaatctgtattacACCCTATTTTGAGATTCAGTGTGTTCCCCGACAAACATTCCTACTTTCTGGCTCTGACCCTCAAGCTTCTGCTGAAAACCGAAACTGGTGCAATCAGGCAGAACAGCAGCTCCCTGGGCACTTGGTGTGTAGTGTGGTGGGAGGCCCATAGCAGGGCACCTTCCTGTTGTAGGTTAAATTGGGGCAGATTCAGTGGGGTCTGCTCTGGCCTGATTTATCTCAAGGTAGTCACTCTGTGTCCTCAGACTTTCTCAAGGTGCAGATCAGTGTCAGAATTCCCAAATCAGAcaggtttttttcccatttcttcttttttttaatttttaaatgtttatttatttttgagagacagagcctgagtgatggaggaggcagagagggagggagacacagaacccaaagcaggctccaggttctgagcttgacagcacagagctggatgctgggcttgaactcatgaatggcgagatcatgacctgagaagtcagacgcttaactgacttaagccacccaggcaccccagttttttcATATTTCGTAATGGCCAAGTAGGTAGATTGTGAACGGCAATTgacaagggagagaaggagcctaGCCAAAGCAGTGACTGTCAACGGTCATGGGCGCTCACTTGAAGCCCCTGACAGGCTTGGCTCTCTGTAAGATGGCTGCAGCTGCACCTGCTCATCTAGTCCAGGACCTGAACATGGGTGGGATGGAGGTGAAGTAACCAGGGAGGAGGGTGACAAACCCTCTGCCCAGTGACACTTACCTGCTATTCACACTGGGCTGCAGGGATTCCCAAAGCCTTCCACAATTTGGAAAcatagtaaaatatttaatagtcaTCTAGGAAGGTGGCCAAGCCCTGTCCAATACAGCAAACTATTCTAATACTCCAAGTTTtctaagagggaaaaataactAGTTATAGAAGTTACTGCAACTTCATATTATCTCAACAATCTTTTCACACGTACTTAGCTAAAACTGAATAAATGATCTCATGCTTTCCAACTGAAATGGCTTCTTAGACTAACTTTAAGCACAAACCGGTTTTCACAAAAATGGAATACTGGTGTCAAGACTATTAAGGTATCAGCTTCTCAGCGTGTACTAGATATACTACAGAAAACATGTACAGTCTCTGGATACATACACAATTCTTCgattttggtgtttttcttttttccaatagTTTTTCTTACAGTATTCAGTAGTGACTATCTCTCACAATGAATAGATAAGCTGGGTGTTTTATCCAAGACCAATTATTTAAATCCATATTTATATAGATTAGACAGATAAATCTGAACTTCCAACCATGGATTCACATGTGAACTTTCAGGAATGATGTTTGTTATGTCTGATGtaataaatatagaattatttcCTACTATTTAAAAATGACGCCACTTTCTACCAGCACCCATCAGAGGAGAGCCTAAGGCTGTGAGTCTGTTGTAGTACTGCCATGATTTGCTCTTTCTCCAGACACAGAATGCTTCAGAAACTGACCAGTAGCACCAATGTATAATCTTGATCGCATGGGccatttctgaaaaagaatatttaaacaaGAATCCAAAAGTTAGTATCTATGACAGATATGCCTGTAATAGTAATACTAAAAATTCCAATGTCTCAAGACAAATACAATATCATGATGTTTGTAACAACTGTAATTGTGAAATCTAAGgaacaacatgaaaaaaatgtttattaatactaacaataaaagtaaaaataggggcacctgggtggcttagttggttaagtgtctgactttggctcaggtcatgatctcactggttgtgagttcaaaccctgtattgggctctgtgctgacagcgtggaacctgtttgggattctctatctccttctctctctgcctctcccctgctcacacacactctctctctcaaaaataaatgaaccttaggggcacctgggtggctcagttggttaagcacccgactttggctcagatcatgatctcacagtttgtgagttccagccccctgttaggctctgtgctgacagctcggatcctggagcctactttagattgtgtctccctctctctctcaaaaataagtaaatattaaaaaagaataaaataaacattaaagaaagtaaaaatataccaTGACTTTGATTAtaattgtataaatataatacatgtgCATGTGGACAAGAACTGCAAGAAATTAGGGAGAATGATAATAGTTAAGTGTAGGAAAATCTAtcaataatgttttaatttaaaactaaacctaggggtacctgggtggtttagtcggttaagtgtctgcttcttgattttggctcaggtcacaatctcatggtttcgAGTCCTatatcaggctctacactgtcagcctctgtctgtctgcccctcccccactcacactctgtctcaaaataaacttagaaaaattaaaaaaacaaaacaaaaactaaacctaaagcaaaataaagcctaaaacaaGATTCCtggttttaaagatattttaaaaactaatacatGGTATGTATTATATGTCTCCACTTGTCACAGAACTATAATGAAAAGTGACTAATTCAACTATCTAAACACTTTATCTAGCTAAAAGAGCATCTCAAAGtcataaatattagaatatttggtgttatataaatataacatccAAAATAAATGTCTGGATGTAGCGGCATCATATAGCACTAATCTCTCAGTAGTTATCACATTTGTATTTTGATTGCAacttttctaaattcactttaaaCATgtacttctcaaaaataatataacttggggcgcctgggtggctcagtcggttaaacatctgatttcagctcaggtcatgatctcatggtttgtgggtttaagcctgcgtcaggctctgtgtggacagctcagagcctggagcctgcttcagattctgtgtctccctctctctctctgcctcaccctagcttgtgcttctctttctctctctctcaaaactaaataaacatttaaaaaattaacataacttATTGCCAAATAGACATGATGATGAAAAAATGTATTACATAAGTAGTACTTtcagaatggggggggggttctggtAGTCAGTTTTGTAATAGGTCCTTGGAATACTAATCagagaaatagtatttttaattttttttagtgtttatttttgagggagagagtgagacaggcacaagttggggggggcagagagagagagagagagagagagagagagagagagagagagagggagagagacaggatctgaagcagtatccaggctctgagctatcagcacagagccctatacagGGCTCGATGTCACTAaatgtgagaacatgacctgagccaaagtctgccgcttaaccaactgagccccccaggtgcccccaaaaatacTACTTTTATACAAAGAGAAAAGTCTTTAGACTAATAAAGTGTAACTCCCAAAGGTCAGCAATGGGATCCCACACTTTCTAGGGAGTAAATGCTGACATGAGCAGCAGGTTATTTTTATCACTGAACATTTACAGGCAGACTGCTGGTTACAAGCACCATGAAATGTTCTTAAATGCCTGACGGATGATCTGCAGTGTtcaaatagaaatacaattattagcAAGGCAAAGACCATAAGAGCTTCAGATTCTAAACCCAAGCTTCGTATTAAAATCAcatggggagctttaaaaaagaCTGACGACCAAGCCACACGCCAGACCAATGAAATCAGAATGGGCCTCTTTTTGCAGAAGTTGAGTATAAGGTACTTCTGAGTACAGTTACTTTCACCTAAACTGGCATTCCAGATGTAAAATATAGCTATAAGGGATAGAAGTGGGCATGTGATATAATCCAGGAGTTTCTGTTCTTAGCAACCAACAAAAGTCCTATTTTTATGCCTCCAGATATGATAAGTGAATTTGCTCTCATGCAGTTCAGGTCCATTTTAGAGTCCTAAATTCAGATTATTCTGGCTGGAAATCTATACTTTAAATAtggataaaacataaaatttgtgtTACTTAGAATTAAAAATGGCCTACTCCTATATAATCTTCCTATAAATAAccttacattttacatttgataCAGTAATAAGACTGACAGTGTGCTACTTATTTTTGCAACtccatttcaggttttttttaaaaaatatttatttattttgagagagcctgaAAGAGCCCATGTggatgtgtgcaagtgggggggaggggcagagagacagaatcccaagcacacaaactgaaatcatgacctgagcagaaatcaaaagctcaaccaactgagccacccaggtgccccttcaggtttgttgttttaaatcacagATGTGCATTCTTATATGTTCTGGGTGTCTCACTGGTCCTGTCCTTGGGATTCTTGCCATGGATTCATAACATGAAGTGTTTTAGAAACTAGTCTGGGGTTTTTCTGATAGGTCAGGACCTGACATTGTTAGGTCAGATTCAAGTCCTGCCTTATACTGAAGAACATTGTGCCACAGTGCTATGGACTGTTTGTGTCCCTGCCCCCTAACCCCCGAAATTCTTATGTTGATTCTCTAACCTCCAACATGATGGTATTTTGTGGAGGTAATTAGGGCCAAATGAGGTTAAAAGGGTGGGTCCTTCATGATAGATTAGTGACcttttgaggaagagaaagttTCTCTCTTCTGAAAAAGAGCGAAGTTGCCAAACTTCAAGATAGGAAGAGAACTCTCACCAGGAACTCAATTGGCCAGCACCTTTATCCTAggcttcccagactccagaattgtgagacaataaatttctattttttaagcctctcagcctatggtattttgttattgcTGCCCGAGCAGACTAACCCACGTAGTGAATAGTGTAGGGCTGAAATAATCAATTTCAAGTGTAAAATTTTTGGCATATTATAAACCTGTGCTTCTCAATCTTTTAAATTCCTGCCTCATATTCATGAGCATAAAGATCTCATGCTTAAAGTTCACATGTAATTTGAGTATTCCgtatgaattaaatatatttaaaagcaaataaacatactACTGAATGCTCCCTGATATTTCTGATATGTGCTACCTGGGTCCTACTGTATTCAGAATCACTCTAAATCATGCAACCAAATGTGGAGACAAATGAAGGTGAGACATAGGTAATTAATGAAGAAACTTAACGTATATGTCAATTTTGGGgatgctggctggctcagtgggaggagtgtgtgattctttttttaaaaatatatgtttttagtgtttatttattttgagagagaaagagagcacaagcaggggaggtgcagagagagagggagagagagagtatcaagcaggttccgcactgtcagtgcagagcccaatgtggggctcaaactcactaactgtgagatcatgacctgagccaaaatcaagagtcggacacaaccgactgagccacccaggcgcccccaggagtatgtgactcttaacctcagggtcaggagttcaagcctcacattgggtgtagagattactaaaaaataaataaacttaaaaaaatgcatatgtgGATTTTTGCGTTTTTCATGAACTTAATAAAACTTTCTATTTTAAGAACTTTCGATTTTGAAAAAGGCTTCTAATGATTTTATTCAACTGAATTTACTGTACACATATAGTTTTAAGagtcagaaataaaatgtaaataaaatatcagtTAATCTGCATGTCAGCGTCATGCCAAAAAAGCCAGTTGATGGATTTACATTTCACTTTTCAATGGTCTGTTTTAACATTGTGTAGATTAACACAATTCTGACCTCTACTTTAcctaataaaatttatttgaaaccaTGTTGTTTCATTAGGCTTAGAACAATCTAAGTAAACTCATACAATTAACCGAATTAAACCTGAAAACCTTAAAAATGCACTCTTGGATTTTGGAGTTAAATGACCCAATGACAAaactttgtatgtatgtatgtatgtatttatttatttattttaatttttttttcttaagtttatttatttttgagacagagagagacagagcatgaacgggggagggtcagagagagagggagacacagaatcggaagcaggctccaggctctgagccatcagcccagagcccgacgcagggctcgaactcacggaccttgagatcgtgacccgagctgaagtcggacgcttaaccgactgagccacccaggcgccccttttgtatttattttttaaattattttatatgtatagtaTCAACAATGAGTCTCCAGGGGTAATGCAATGAATAAAGACATTTGTACTTTTCTCCCGATATCAGAATCTGAAATATATCCCTCTTCCTTTGGAGGATCATTTCATTTTGGTACACTCATGCTGATCAAATTGCTCACATCCCAAAAGGATGAAAACTGCTCTTTTAGGCTATGCCCCAGGACCCCATTCACTTAAACTTTCCAGTTTCATTTGAGATACTCTTAAGGTAAATCTCCCACAATGCTAACCCCAATAGTGATAATAAGGACTGATGACTCAAAATCATGGCTTTGAAATATTTGTTAACAGATATTTAATCATCAAAGACATAGTAATACTATGGTGTAAGGCAGAATcttggaacatttttttaactaaGGGTTACAATACCCTTGGTTAACCAAAAAGTACAAataatcagaatatttttattccttttgcatAAGATTAATCAAAGATAGACTTAATACTTaagcatatacataaaataatgtgtTACAGGTGGTTTCAATTATGTGTATGAAACCTCTTTACTCCAAACCTCTGCAGCACATGGTTAGAACTCTCTTATAGCACACAGAACATTATCCCTTACAGactgttgctttatttttgtctttgtctttattATATGTTCATTTAGGGCAGAGATTGAGTCTTATTCTTAATTGTATTCAATCTCCTAACAATGCTTTGCACACCGTAGACACTCAGTAGATAATTTTAATACGGACTAGTCGCTTGTTCAACCATCatcaatttcattttaaacagGTAATCCTTGGCCTTGTTTTATTATCCCTagaattgtcttttaaaatcaaaataattggTCCAAGGACAaatgagatttaattttttaaaaagagttgtaAAACTACAAAAACATTTGGTACCTGaaaaaacaagtacaaaaaaactCTTGTTAAGCTTATTGTTACATGAAAATTATTAATAGTATTCATTCAAAAAGATACTACAAGAAACGAAGGTGAAAACAATTTGATTGAATTGTATCTCCCACAGCGACATTTAACAGATGTTTTCTGTATTAAAGTCTATTTAATGTTGAACTTTTTTAGAGTATATGGAAAATGTCAAGCCAAAAGAAATCTAATATTAATGATACATTTGAATATCAATCCAAAGCAGACTGTAGTGAAAAACCCCTAATTATTAGTGAATGACTTTTCAGCAgagattatattatatatcacagAACAAGGCCTATCATAATCATAAATAAGTGATAGTCCAAATttctatatttgaaataatttgaaccTAACATCATGTTGATTATATTTGTGAACCTGAACTTCACATAGTTTTAAGTAGAGTTAATATTAGTGTACTTTACCACATTTCAATGATGATTATTCAATACTTTATTGAACACTGACATGCTTAAGGCCAAGTCCTAAtcttgtatttgtgtgtgtgtgtggcaaaatGTAGaaccaaaaattcaaaaatttaggTTTAGAGAAAACAGGGAAGATGATGTATCTTGAACAAAGCCAGATGAATGCTGGATTTCAAGACAATCAAATCTAGGCGAAAAGGATGATGCAAAGTCTAAATACTGCAATACAGGTAATAAACCATAACTGTATacactatattaaataaaaaccctATTTTATCTATATGTAatgtaaaaaatgatataaagcaTTCTGTGGGCTAATTTTGCACATTACAGAATTTGAATATAGTACTCAGCTTGATTAACATATGCCAATCTATtgtgaaaattacaaaaacaattattggttttttttttaacattctaggTAACTGTCTAATCCATGATAATTAACCTTTATCAAAAGGGACTGAAAATTTACTCTGTAGGATGGCAGACCGGTTTCATTTTGTTCTTACCagttttacaaaaaattttaaacagtgaTTTCCTGGATTATTTAAAGGGCGATAATTCCATCACCCCCGTTTGAACGAAGCTTTTCAAACATTTGATAACAACCACAATGGAAATGTAATTATGTgaattaaaaacacttaaaaactcTCAAAGGCTCATAACTGTAACTCTCGATTCTAAAAACCACCAAAACTTGCCAACCAAACACcctgccaggcacccctgagaaacTTTCCATTTAGGAAAGGCATCGCATAGGCTGCATCCTGTAAAGAGGCGCGATACACCCCTCCAAAGCCACCTCGGGTTTAAATCCACTACCTGCCAACAATTATGACCTGCCAACAGTTATGGAGTAGCCTTTTGCAGTGGGGACGCCGCTACCTGGGCGCTGGTGGGCCAAGATCGATCTCCAGGTCAGTTCTCCGCCTCACCCCGAGCGAAGAGTGAGAGTTCGGTGGCATCGGCCCAGGCGATGGCCGACACTGAGGGTTAAGGTGCCCTGCTCCCCGCCCCGGCTCCGCAGGGCGCCCTACCTGCCTACCTTGACAGGGTGTAGGTAGCCGTCGCCGCGCAGGGCGCCCAGCCCGGGGTCTGCCGGCGCCTCGGCGTCGTCCTGCAAGCTGCGGGTGAGGTGGGCAATGTAGGTAGTGGCCAGCAGCAGCACGTCCAGCTTGGACAGCTTGGTGTCCGGCGGCACCGACGGCAGCGTGCGCTGCAGCTCTAGGAAGGCGTGCCGCAGAGTCTGCACGCGGCTTCGCTCCCGCGCAGCGTTCGCTGCTGCCGGCCGCCCGCCCCCCAGGCGCGCACCGCCGCCGGGGCCCGCCGGTCCTGCCCCTGCCCGGCCCGGGCTCGAGTCGCGGGTGGCTGCAACCGCGGGCGCGGTCTCGTTCCTAGCGATCAGGGGGCTGCCTGCGGGGCCGTCGCGGTCCATGGCGGCTTCCTGAGCTGCGTGCCCTGCAAAGGACCCAAGGCGCGGTGAGGCCCGGCGCGGGTCGGGCTTAAACCGGGGAAGCGCAGGCCTCTCGCCTCAGCGGCACGCCGGGCCAACGACGTGGCTGGGGCGTTCTCAGAGATGAGGTTGTTTTGACTGGGGCGTGTTTACCTCCCGGCGTCTGAGGAGAGTTGTGGGGCCTGACAGTTCCTGGGCTTAGAGGGCTAAGGAGGGGCGCGGTGCCGGTTTTACTTTTCACGGACAAATTAAATGGAAGGGCTATTCTACCGAGGAAGGAGGATCTCGGAAGCAGAGCTCCGGTTCGTAACTTGTTTGCACTTCTGGAACGCTGTGCGCCAGCCCCGCAGGAAGCACGGTGCAGGTCCTTCTCGCGGAGCGCAGCGGGTAGCCCTGGGCCAACTCACGGCCGTCAGTGCTCACGCGGGCAGTCCTCGCACCATTCGCTCTCGAGGCCAGGGATCCCGGGGGGTGACTGCAGGAGCTCATTCTAATTTCTACGGCAGGAGACGGGGACCCTGACCTCACCTTGTACTAAGGCACCCGCTACCCCTCTGAAACCTGGGAACCAAGCGTCGCGACGGGGGGTCGAACCGAAATCCTCACCTTTCCTGGAGCGGCAGTGCAGGGCTCGGCTCTGCTGAGCGAGCGGGCGAGGAGCGTCGAGCTGGGTCTGCGTGGCCAGGGCCGTCACAGGTCACTCCATCCTCGTCTAGCCGAAGTCTACAGTCGCTTCCAGCCCCTGCTGGGCGCGTCTTTTATACAGGCGCCCCCGTGGCCAGGCGTGTGTGGGCCAGACTTGATGTCAGGCGGAAGAGCAGTACCAGGCGAGGTTCGCGCCCACCTGAGGGGCTCTGCCCGGAGCGGAGAGTCATTAATCAAACCGCCCGGCGGGGCGGGGCTATAGGGGGCGGGGCTTcctcctggccccgcccccgcccccgtcgCGGTTCACTTTGAGGCCAGCCTGCACGCCCTGCCTGTGGAGCGTCCGCGGTGTTGAAGGCCCGCCGACTTACCGCGCCTCGCCGCGGTTCTTCAGCCGCGGACCCAACCTGAGCGAGGGAGCCTCTTAGGCAGACGCAGAGCTGAGGCGGGAACCCTGGCGTTTTGTGGAGAgtgacttttaattttctgaggaaatgtGAAGTGTGCCGTTGCCATGCGCTAACCCATTATTCTACCACCAAGGTAAATGTTTCGTGTGCCCTAATTACTTAAAGCACCTCCACGTCTGTAGTCCGTGACTAGTTTATTGAGCCGCTCAGAGATAATGCTCCCACTGTGGTACTTGAAGTTCTTCAGACCAGCGTAAATGGCCCTGGGATCACGGTCGCTTCTCCCCGGGGGCGCGGACCGTTGTGGGCTGCCTCCGTAGCAAACGCCGGGCCCcggtttttcccttcttttttttttttttttttgacctaaaATTGGTCCTGGCTCCGCCCCCCTGCGGGGAACTCTCCTGAGAAGTCCTGCACTTGGGAAGACCCGCGGGAAGCGTGGTCCTCGGGCTGTGCGATGAGGCGCTCCAGCCAAGGCTCTTTTAGAA includes:
- the TCF24 gene encoding transcription factor 24, which encodes MDRDGPAGSPLIARNETAPAVAATRDSSPGRAGAGPAGPGGGARLGGGRPAAANAARERSRVQTLRHAFLELQRTLPSVPPDTKLSKLDVLLLATTYIAHLTRSLQDDAEAPADPGLGALRGDGYLHPVKKWPMRSRLYIGATGQFLKHSVSGERANHGSTTTDSQP